In bacterium, a single window of DNA contains:
- a CDS encoding DUF3473 domain-containing protein, whose product MTFPPDILTFDVEEWFHGHNYLRQVPPETWDDQVCRVEQNTDRCLELLARRGVKGTFFVLGWTAERYPSLVRRIGDAGHEIACHSYAHPELFNLDETAFRADLERALAALSAAGVSTVAGYRAPSFSLTPPVHRYLHILRDHGFAYDCSLFPVHHPRYGQADAPREPFLLDGAAAQASGPDREPLLVLPMTTARVLGVNVGFAGGGYLRILPRGAYRALRRLARRQGQAVVTYLHPWELDEWRPRDVGQPRFQRWCSQGGQHTVLVKLEGILREGRFSTMGEYAQALRTDGALPSRGLPLC is encoded by the coding sequence GGCCATAATTATCTGCGTCAGGTGCCGCCGGAAACCTGGGACGACCAGGTCTGCCGCGTAGAGCAGAACACCGATCGGTGCCTGGAGCTGCTGGCCCGTCGCGGCGTCAAGGGCACCTTCTTCGTGCTCGGCTGGACGGCGGAGAGATACCCGTCCCTGGTGCGCAGGATCGGCGACGCCGGCCACGAGATCGCCTGCCACAGTTACGCCCATCCCGAGCTGTTCAACCTCGACGAGACCGCTTTCCGCGCCGACCTGGAGCGGGCCCTCGCCGCCCTCTCCGCCGCCGGAGTCTCGACCGTCGCGGGCTACCGGGCCCCGAGCTTCTCGCTCACGCCGCCGGTGCATCGGTACCTGCACATCCTGCGGGACCACGGCTTTGCCTACGATTGTTCCCTGTTTCCCGTGCACCATCCCCGCTACGGCCAGGCGGATGCGCCCCGCGAGCCCTTCCTGCTGGACGGCGCCGCCGCGCAGGCATCGGGTCCGGACCGCGAACCCCTGCTCGTGCTGCCCATGACGACGGCGCGCGTGCTGGGTGTGAACGTGGGCTTCGCCGGGGGTGGGTACCTGCGCATCCTGCCGCGTGGGGCCTATCGCGCGCTGCGCCGGCTCGCGCGGCGACAGGGCCAGGCCGTCGTGACCTACCTGCATCCGTGGGAGCTGGACGAATGGCGCCCCCGGGACGTGGGGCAGCCGCGATTCCAGCGCTGGTGCAGCCAGGGCGGACAGCACACGGTGCTGGTCAAGCTCGAGGGGATACTGCGCGAGGGGAGATTCAGCACCATGGGGGAGTATGCGCAGGCGCTCAGAACAGACGGCGCACTGCCGTCGCGCGGCCTGCCGCTCTGTTGA